The following coding sequences are from one Hymenobacter sp. DG25A window:
- a CDS encoding HAD family hydrolase: MIRTVIFDMDGVLVDTEPLHHDAFFRHFAELGIPMTREEYATFLGSSTRNVYQLLKEQFGLQQDVEALIRRKRELFGVSFEESTELELLPGARVLIEELFRWGMPLQLASSASKETIDRVFTRFGLYPYFDNLVSGEDFPKSKPDPAIFLHAAKLSGMPPRECLVIEDSANGVTAAKAAGMFCIGYRSEHSEGQDLHHADHVVSHLSQLNSATIQTFGVPAY, translated from the coding sequence ATGATTCGAACCGTCATTTTTGATATGGATGGTGTGCTGGTTGACACCGAGCCGCTCCACCACGACGCCTTTTTTCGCCACTTTGCCGAACTGGGCATTCCCATGACGCGGGAAGAATATGCCACCTTCCTCGGCTCTTCCACCCGCAATGTGTACCAGCTGCTTAAGGAGCAGTTTGGCCTGCAGCAGGACGTGGAAGCGCTGATCCGCCGCAAGCGGGAGCTGTTTGGGGTTTCCTTCGAAGAATCGACGGAGCTGGAGTTGCTGCCGGGCGCCCGCGTATTAATTGAGGAGCTGTTCCGGTGGGGCATGCCCCTGCAACTGGCTTCCTCGGCTTCCAAAGAAACCATTGACCGGGTTTTCACCCGCTTCGGGCTGTACCCGTATTTCGACAACCTGGTGAGTGGGGAGGATTTCCCGAAGTCGAAGCCCGACCCGGCCATTTTCCTGCACGCGGCCAAGCTAAGCGGCATGCCTCCCCGGGAATGTTTGGTTATTGAAGACTCTGCCAACGGCGTAACAGCGGCTAAAGCCGCGGGAATGTTCTGCATCGGCTACCGCAGCGAGCATTCCGAAGGCCAGGACCTGCACCACGCCGACCACGTTGTATCGCACCTGAGTCAACTGAACTCCGCTACCATTCAGACGTTCGGCGTACCAGCGTACTAG
- a CDS encoding LTA synthase family protein — protein MRNRFTFQPRLFCFWLAYFILARLLFLGYQADHLSGLAAGTIPRLLWYGLRLDASAAAYLCLLPFVIFLLGSLAGPRFPMEKLLRFPTAVAGVVVSFMVVSDLELYRAWGFRLDATPLQYLNTPSEMLASAGAAPWALLLALFAGLLLLAWLLYTKGVGRLPALPEGFGRGRAALVSLLYLLLLIVPLRGGVQQIPVNQSDVYFSPQPFANHAALNVAWNVVNALAQQGATANPYPYMADTTARRLVQQLYLPASPDSTVALLRVQRPNVLFIILESFTSKLVGSLGGERGITPTLDSLQSSSVLFTNIYAAGDRSQKGLVSLLSGYPNQPNTSIIKYPRKTEQLPQLNRSLQAAGYASHYYYGGELAFANMKSYLVAGGYDHITERADFHAREQNSKWGAHDHILFRRVLADLRTQQQPFFVTAFTLSSHEPFDVPMPTRFKGSSEADQFRNSVYYTDHALGQFLRQARQQPWWNNTLIVLVADHGHALPGNSPNHDPAKFRIPLLFTGGALLPAARDLIVPELGSQTDVAATLLAQLHLPATGYTFSRNLLEPGTKPFAFYCFTDGFGLVTPANTFTYDNAARQFISKTDSVTSAQLRLGQAYQQASFDDFLHR, from the coding sequence GTGAGAAACCGTTTTACGTTTCAGCCGCGCCTCTTCTGCTTCTGGCTGGCGTACTTTATTCTGGCCCGGCTGCTTTTTCTGGGCTACCAAGCGGACCACCTCAGCGGCTTGGCGGCCGGCACCATTCCCCGCCTGCTCTGGTACGGTTTGCGGCTGGATGCCTCGGCAGCGGCTTATTTATGCCTGCTGCCGTTCGTGATTTTCCTGCTGGGCAGCCTGGCCGGGCCGCGCTTTCCCATGGAAAAGCTGCTGCGCTTCCCCACGGCGGTGGCGGGCGTGGTGGTCAGCTTTATGGTGGTTTCTGATCTGGAGCTATACCGCGCCTGGGGATTCCGGCTCGATGCCACGCCCCTGCAATACCTGAATACTCCCTCTGAAATGCTGGCCTCGGCCGGGGCTGCGCCGTGGGCGCTGCTGCTGGCTTTGTTTGCCGGCCTTCTGCTGCTGGCGTGGCTCCTATATACTAAAGGAGTGGGCAGGCTGCCTGCCTTACCCGAAGGGTTTGGGCGCGGGCGCGCGGCCCTGGTGAGCCTGCTCTACCTGTTGCTGCTGATAGTGCCGCTGCGTGGGGGCGTGCAGCAGATACCCGTAAACCAGAGCGACGTTTATTTTTCGCCCCAGCCTTTTGCCAACCATGCGGCCCTAAACGTAGCCTGGAACGTGGTAAATGCGCTGGCGCAGCAGGGCGCCACTGCCAATCCGTATCCGTACATGGCGGATACCACGGCCCGTCGCCTGGTGCAGCAGCTTTATCTGCCCGCCTCCCCGGATTCTACCGTTGCGCTGCTCCGGGTGCAGCGCCCGAACGTGCTGTTTATCATTCTGGAAAGCTTCACCTCCAAACTGGTGGGCAGCCTGGGCGGGGAGCGGGGTATAACGCCCACCCTGGACAGCCTGCAAAGCTCCAGCGTGTTGTTCACCAATATTTACGCTGCCGGCGACCGGAGCCAGAAAGGGCTGGTTTCCTTGCTGAGCGGGTATCCCAATCAGCCCAACACCAGCATTATTAAATACCCCCGCAAAACGGAACAGCTGCCGCAGCTAAACCGCAGTCTGCAGGCGGCGGGTTATGCCTCTCACTATTATTATGGCGGCGAGCTGGCTTTCGCCAACATGAAAAGCTACCTGGTGGCCGGGGGCTACGACCATATTACGGAGCGCGCCGACTTCCACGCCAGGGAGCAAAACTCCAAGTGGGGCGCCCACGACCACATCCTGTTCCGCCGGGTGCTGGCGGACCTGCGCACCCAGCAGCAGCCTTTTTTCGTGACGGCCTTCACCCTGAGCAGCCACGAGCCGTTTGACGTGCCCATGCCCACCCGGTTCAAGGGTTCCAGCGAAGCCGACCAGTTCCGCAACTCCGTTTACTACACCGACCATGCCCTGGGCCAGTTCCTGCGCCAGGCCCGCCAGCAACCCTGGTGGAACAATACCCTGATAGTGCTGGTGGCCGACCACGGCCACGCCCTGCCCGGCAACTCCCCCAACCACGACCCGGCCAAGTTCCGGATTCCGCTGCTGTTCACGGGTGGCGCCCTGCTTCCCGCTGCCCGGGACCTGATTGTACCCGAGTTAGGCTCGCAGACAGATGTTGCCGCCACCCTACTGGCGCAGCTGCATTTACCGGCCACCGGCTACACGTTCAGCCGCAATCTGCTCGAACCAGGCACTAAGCCGTTTGCTTTTTACTGCTTTACCGATGGGTTTGGGCTCGTAACTCCAGCAAACACCTTTACATATGACAACGCCGCCCGGCAGTTCATCAGCAAGACGGACAGCGTTACCAGCGCGCAGCTGCGCCTGGGCCAAGCCTATCAGCAGGCCTCTTTCGATGACTTTCTGCATCGATAA
- the ispG gene encoding (E)-4-hydroxy-3-methylbut-2-enyl-diphosphate synthase: MTPTSASKIYCPSLTEYQRRLSREVKIGDVPMGGLNPIRVQSMTTVDTMDTLGSVEQTLRMVEAGCEYVRITAPSVKEAQNLLEIKKELRKRGCHVPLIADIHFTPNAAELAARIVEKVRVNPGNYADKKKFDIIEYTDASYQDEVNRIRERFRPLVQICKQYGTAMRIGTNHGSLSDRILSRYGDTPLGMVESALEFLRLCEEENYYDVVLSMKASNTQVMVQAYRLLVQKLDEEGLQPYPLHLGVTEAGEAEDGRIKSAVGIGTLLEDGLGDTVRVSLTEAPEAEAPVAKALIDRYTHRAAEAKPMAAVTEVPIDPFQYHRRVTREVLNMGGQNVPRVMVDISRLVSVEYADLRAVGHLYSAFLDKFQMNDLGADYLYSGQRPVPFMLPNGLKEVVDYSAWLDAGHRPDHFPVLTQAEYAVAAARHPELNFVFHNLASLTSAALQQLREDSTAVVILYTDNAHAMPEIRRAFFELINNGVTNPVIINRQYPELTPEQTQLYAATDVGGLLLDGLGDGVVLSTELLPERPKEEWLQNIDQLNQLSFGILQAARTRMSKTEYISCPSCGRTLFDLQETTAMIRKRTDHLKGVKIGIMGCIVNGPGEMADADYGYVGVGKGKIALYRGQEVIKKSVPEAQAVDQLIELMREDGRWIEPVLLEEPVGV; the protein is encoded by the coding sequence ATGACCCCGACTTCCGCTTCCAAGATTTACTGCCCCAGCCTCACCGAGTATCAGCGCCGCCTCAGCCGCGAAGTAAAAATCGGCGACGTGCCCATGGGAGGCCTGAACCCTATTCGGGTGCAGAGCATGACCACCGTGGATACCATGGACACGCTGGGCTCGGTGGAGCAGACGCTGCGCATGGTAGAGGCCGGCTGCGAGTATGTACGCATCACGGCGCCCAGCGTGAAAGAGGCCCAGAACCTGCTGGAAATCAAAAAGGAGCTGCGCAAGCGCGGCTGCCACGTGCCCCTCATTGCCGACATCCACTTCACGCCCAACGCCGCCGAGCTGGCCGCCCGCATCGTGGAGAAAGTGCGCGTAAACCCCGGCAACTACGCCGATAAGAAGAAGTTCGACATCATTGAGTATACCGACGCCAGCTACCAGGACGAGGTAAACCGCATTCGGGAGCGGTTCCGTCCGCTGGTGCAAATCTGCAAACAGTATGGTACGGCCATGCGCATCGGCACCAACCACGGCTCCCTGTCCGACCGGATTTTGTCGCGCTATGGCGACACGCCCCTGGGCATGGTGGAGTCGGCGCTGGAGTTCCTACGCCTCTGCGAGGAAGAGAATTACTACGATGTAGTGCTCAGCATGAAGGCCAGCAACACCCAGGTAATGGTGCAGGCCTACCGCCTGCTGGTGCAGAAGCTGGACGAAGAGGGCCTGCAGCCCTACCCGCTGCACCTGGGCGTAACGGAAGCCGGCGAGGCCGAAGATGGCCGCATCAAGTCGGCGGTAGGCATTGGCACGCTGCTGGAAGATGGCCTCGGCGACACCGTGCGCGTTTCCCTGACGGAAGCCCCCGAAGCCGAAGCCCCCGTGGCCAAAGCTCTGATTGACCGCTACACCCACCGCGCCGCCGAAGCCAAGCCTATGGCGGCGGTAACGGAAGTGCCCATCGACCCCTTCCAGTATCACCGCCGCGTGACGCGCGAAGTGCTGAACATGGGCGGCCAGAACGTGCCCCGCGTGATGGTGGATATTTCGCGCCTCGTCTCGGTAGAATATGCCGATTTGCGGGCCGTGGGCCACTTGTACTCGGCCTTTCTCGACAAGTTCCAGATGAATGACCTGGGCGCCGACTACCTATACAGCGGCCAGCGCCCCGTGCCGTTCATGCTGCCCAACGGCCTGAAGGAGGTAGTAGATTACAGCGCCTGGCTGGATGCCGGCCACCGCCCCGACCACTTCCCCGTGCTCACCCAGGCCGAGTACGCCGTGGCCGCGGCCAGGCACCCCGAGCTGAACTTCGTGTTCCATAACCTGGCTTCCCTCACCAGCGCCGCTCTGCAGCAGCTGCGCGAGGACAGCACCGCCGTGGTCATTCTTTATACCGATAACGCCCACGCCATGCCCGAAATCCGCCGCGCGTTTTTCGAGCTGATCAACAACGGCGTCACCAACCCGGTCATCATCAACCGCCAGTACCCGGAGCTCACGCCCGAGCAAACCCAGCTCTACGCCGCCACCGACGTAGGCGGCCTGCTGCTCGACGGCCTCGGCGACGGCGTGGTGCTGAGCACCGAGCTGCTGCCCGAGCGCCCGAAAGAGGAATGGCTCCAAAACATCGACCAGCTCAACCAGCTCAGCTTTGGCATTCTGCAGGCGGCGCGCACCCGCATGAGCAAAACGGAGTACATCAGCTGCCCCAGCTGCGGCCGCACCCTGTTCGATCTGCAGGAAACCACCGCCATGATCCGAAAGCGCACCGACCACCTGAAAGGCGTTAAAATCGGCATTATGGGCTGCATCGTGAACGGACCCGGCGAAATGGCCGACGCCGACTACGGCTACGTGGGCGTGGGCAAAGGCAAAATTGCCCTCTACCGCGGCCAGGAAGTCATCAAGAAATCCGTACCGGAAGCCCAGGCAGTGGATCAGCTTATTGAGCTAATGCGTGAGGATGGCCGATGGATTGAGCCGGTGTTGCTGGAGGAGCCAGTAGGGGTGTAG
- a CDS encoding PAS domain-containing protein, which yields MANSLVPSGEDFPITQDASQFRFLAELIPQLVWITDSVGFHTYFNQRWIEYTGYTVEDSRGTEMWNNLLHPEDRQRARERWNHSLQTGEFYEIEYRFVSKEGSYRWFLGQALPQRDEEGQIIRWFGTCTDITEQKRLQEQLERSYSDLEAKVTFRTLELEHQLQSMRQQLSKEA from the coding sequence ATGGCAAATAGTCTAGTTCCTTCCGGTGAAGATTTCCCGATAACGCAGGACGCCAGCCAGTTTCGATTTCTGGCCGAGCTGATTCCGCAACTGGTCTGGATTACCGATTCGGTCGGCTTTCATACCTATTTCAATCAGCGGTGGATTGAATACACCGGGTATACCGTGGAGGACAGCCGCGGCACCGAAATGTGGAACAACCTGCTCCACCCCGAGGACCGGCAGCGCGCCCGGGAGCGGTGGAACCATTCCCTGCAAACCGGCGAGTTCTATGAAATAGAATACCGCTTTGTTTCCAAAGAAGGCAGCTACCGCTGGTTTCTGGGGCAGGCTTTGCCGCAGCGAGATGAAGAAGGCCAGATTATTCGCTGGTTTGGTACCTGCACTGATATTACCGAGCAGAAGCGCCTGCAGGAGCAGCTTGAGCGCTCTTACTCCGACCTAGAAGCCAAAGTAACCTTCCGTACCCTGGAGCTGGAGCATCAGCTACAATCTATGCGCCAGCAGCTCAGTAAAGAGGCTTAG
- a CDS encoding glutamine synthetase III — MAILRFKALELVDQRKTVEVISSGERRSDSFGKNVFNLDAMRSTMPGEYFKKLQAAIKQGSPVERSVADAVASAMKTWAMAKGATHYTHWFQPLTGATAEKHDSFFDLNSDGRPIENFKGSALVQQEPDASSFPNGGIRNTFEARGYTAWDPTSPAFIIETAGAKTLCIPTIFVAYTGEALDYKAPLLKSLAALEKAAVDVCQYFDKDVNRVSTTLGIEQEYFVVDKALFDARPDLVMTGRTLFGHAPAKGQQLEDHYFGSIPSRVHAFMLDFEEESNKLGIPLRTRHNEVAPNQYECAPTFEDANLAVDHNQLLMDIMDRVAEKHNFKVLLHEKPYAGVNGSGKHNNWAMSTDTGVNLLAPGKRPKENLQFLAFFISTIKAVHTHGDLLRASIASASNDHRLGANEAPPAIMSVFVGSMLDSVMDELERTAKLPLDKGDNIYLKLGIDKIPAILLDNTDRNRTSPFAFTGNKFEFRAVGSSANSSSSMTVLNTIVADQLIEFKKSVDAMIEQGKKKEVAIVDVLRDYVITSKNIRFEGNGYSNEWKEEAERRGLSNIPTTPQALDALITEASTQVFQRHNIYSHVELHARHEILLEDYIKKIQIESRVMGDLAVNHIIPTAVSYQTKLVNNVRGLRELGLDDEYTQVTVDTIKAISRHVATIKTQVDEMVNARKVANKMEDTRERAIAYCDNVKAHFDVIRRSVDKLELMVADEDWPLVKYRELLFRH; from the coding sequence ATGGCCATTCTTCGCTTCAAAGCTCTTGAACTCGTCGACCAGCGCAAAACGGTCGAGGTGATTTCATCCGGTGAACGTCGTTCCGATTCGTTCGGGAAGAACGTGTTCAACCTGGACGCCATGCGCTCTACCATGCCCGGTGAGTACTTCAAGAAGCTGCAAGCTGCCATCAAGCAAGGCTCGCCCGTAGAGCGCTCCGTTGCCGATGCTGTGGCCTCTGCCATGAAAACATGGGCCATGGCGAAAGGTGCTACGCACTACACGCACTGGTTCCAGCCCCTCACCGGTGCCACCGCCGAAAAGCACGACTCCTTCTTCGACCTGAACTCGGACGGTCGTCCGATAGAAAACTTCAAAGGCTCCGCGCTGGTGCAGCAGGAGCCCGATGCTTCCTCGTTCCCGAACGGCGGCATCCGTAATACCTTCGAGGCCCGCGGCTATACTGCCTGGGACCCCACTTCGCCGGCTTTCATTATTGAAACGGCAGGTGCCAAAACCCTGTGCATTCCTACCATTTTCGTTGCCTACACCGGCGAAGCCCTCGACTACAAAGCACCGTTGCTGAAGTCGCTGGCGGCTTTGGAAAAGGCGGCGGTAGATGTGTGCCAGTACTTTGATAAGGACGTAAACCGCGTGTCTACCACGCTCGGCATCGAGCAGGAGTACTTTGTGGTGGATAAGGCGCTGTTTGATGCGCGCCCTGACCTGGTGATGACCGGCCGCACGCTGTTCGGCCACGCACCGGCCAAAGGCCAGCAGCTGGAAGACCATTACTTTGGCTCTATCCCCAGCCGCGTGCATGCTTTCATGCTCGATTTCGAGGAAGAATCTAACAAGCTGGGCATTCCGCTCCGTACCCGCCACAACGAGGTGGCCCCCAACCAGTACGAGTGCGCGCCTACCTTCGAGGATGCCAACCTGGCCGTAGACCACAACCAGCTCCTGATGGATATCATGGACCGGGTGGCCGAGAAGCACAACTTCAAAGTGCTGCTGCACGAGAAGCCTTATGCCGGCGTAAACGGCTCGGGTAAGCATAACAACTGGGCTATGAGCACCGATACCGGTGTTAACCTGCTGGCTCCGGGCAAGCGCCCCAAGGAGAACCTGCAGTTCCTGGCCTTCTTCATCAGCACCATTAAAGCAGTGCACACCCACGGCGACCTGCTGCGCGCCAGCATCGCCTCGGCCAGCAACGACCACCGCTTGGGCGCTAACGAAGCGCCGCCGGCCATCATGTCGGTATTCGTGGGCTCTATGCTGGATTCCGTGATGGATGAGTTGGAGCGCACCGCCAAGCTGCCGCTGGATAAAGGCGACAACATTTACCTGAAGCTGGGCATCGATAAGATTCCTGCTATCCTGCTCGACAACACCGACCGTAACCGCACCTCGCCCTTCGCCTTCACCGGCAACAAGTTCGAGTTCCGGGCCGTGGGTTCCTCGGCTAACAGCTCCTCGTCTATGACGGTGCTGAACACTATTGTGGCCGATCAGCTCATCGAGTTTAAGAAGTCGGTGGATGCCATGATTGAGCAGGGCAAGAAGAAGGAAGTAGCCATTGTGGACGTGCTGCGCGACTACGTCATCACTTCCAAGAACATTCGTTTTGAGGGCAATGGCTACTCCAACGAGTGGAAAGAAGAAGCCGAGCGTCGGGGTCTGTCCAACATTCCTACCACACCACAGGCGCTGGACGCCCTGATTACGGAAGCATCGACCCAGGTTTTCCAGCGGCACAACATCTACTCGCACGTAGAGCTGCATGCCCGCCACGAAATCCTGCTGGAAGACTACATCAAGAAGATTCAGATTGAAAGCCGCGTAATGGGCGACCTGGCCGTGAACCACATTATTCCCACGGCCGTGTCTTACCAGACCAAGCTGGTAAACAATGTGCGCGGCCTGCGCGAGTTGGGCCTCGACGATGAGTACACGCAGGTAACGGTTGATACCATCAAAGCTATTTCGCGCCACGTAGCCACCATCAAAACGCAGGTGGATGAGATGGTGAATGCCCGCAAAGTGGCCAACAAAATGGAAGACACGCGCGAGCGGGCTATTGCCTACTGCGACAACGTGAAAGCGCATTTCGATGTCATCCGTCGCTCCGTTGATAAACTGGAGCTGATGGTGGCCGATGAGGACTGGCCCCTGGTGAAGTACCGCGAACTTTTGTTCCGGCACTAA
- a CDS encoding TlpA disulfide reductase family protein → MNRLRMMAVLAGVLLTTAASAQQVRVIKLPELQKLLNRQNDTIYVVNFWATWCAPCVKELPHFEQLNTTYAKQKVKVLLVSMDYASQLDKKVIPFVQKWALKSEVVLLNETDPNSWIDKVDPKWTGAIPFTLIYHKQKRATFEQEFTQAELTAQLQKFLP, encoded by the coding sequence ATGAATCGACTTCGGATGATGGCCGTGCTGGCCGGCGTGCTTCTCACTACTGCCGCCAGCGCGCAACAGGTTAGAGTGATTAAGCTACCAGAGCTCCAGAAACTGCTAAACCGCCAGAACGATACCATCTACGTGGTGAATTTCTGGGCTACCTGGTGCGCGCCGTGCGTGAAGGAGTTGCCGCATTTCGAGCAGCTGAACACCACCTACGCCAAACAAAAAGTAAAAGTGCTGCTAGTAAGCATGGATTATGCCTCGCAGCTGGACAAGAAAGTAATACCCTTTGTGCAGAAGTGGGCTCTGAAATCGGAAGTAGTGCTGCTGAATGAAACCGACCCTAATTCCTGGATTGATAAAGTGGATCCGAAATGGACGGGGGCCATACCTTTTACTTTGATTTACCATAAGCAGAAACGCGCCACCTTTGAGCAGGAATTCACGCAGGCCGAGCTAACGGCTCAGCTGCAGAAGTTTCTGCCCTAA
- a CDS encoding epimerase, producing MKIKAILTGATGMVGEGVLHECLNHPEVEQVLSISRKPSGITHPKLREILHENFQDLSPIQDQLTGYNACFFCLGVSSVGMKEPEYRRLTYDLTLHFAHTLMPRNPGLTFCYVSGAGTDSTEKGRQMWARVKGKTENDLLKLGFAHAYMFRPGFMQATPGLQHTLPYYKYFGWLYPALRKFLPQYVSTLKELGLAMINVVQKGYFKPVLEVPNIVALAKG from the coding sequence ATGAAGATCAAAGCAATTCTGACCGGGGCAACCGGCATGGTGGGTGAGGGGGTACTGCACGAGTGTCTGAACCACCCGGAGGTAGAGCAGGTACTATCCATCAGCCGCAAGCCCAGCGGCATTACCCACCCCAAGCTGCGCGAAATCCTGCACGAGAATTTCCAGGATTTATCACCCATTCAGGACCAGCTGACGGGCTACAACGCCTGCTTTTTCTGCCTGGGTGTGTCATCCGTAGGCATGAAGGAGCCGGAGTACCGCCGCCTGACCTACGACCTTACGCTGCATTTCGCCCACACCCTGATGCCGCGCAACCCCGGCCTCACGTTCTGCTACGTGTCCGGTGCCGGCACCGACAGCACCGAGAAGGGCCGCCAAATGTGGGCCCGCGTGAAAGGAAAGACGGAAAATGATTTGCTGAAGCTGGGCTTCGCGCACGCTTATATGTTCCGCCCCGGCTTCATGCAGGCCACCCCGGGCTTGCAGCATACCTTGCCGTATTACAAATACTTCGGGTGGCTGTATCCGGCCCTGCGGAAGTTCCTGCCGCAATATGTCTCTACCTTAAAGGAGCTGGGGCTGGCCATGATTAACGTAGTGCAAAAAGGCTACTTCAAACCGGTGCTGGAAGTACCCAATATTGTGGCGCTTGCCAAGGGGTAA
- a CDS encoding DUF6984 family protein, which translates to MNKRTLNLPELGLLLFLLRGQAGAERLLGELHTAQVTELNTDGTGSLRFVGKQPDRRLGELIARTQFLDDDGVVVLVSLYLDQAGDLYELDCWKVDDTAVRRIPAF; encoded by the coding sequence ATGAACAAACGCACACTAAACCTGCCGGAGCTGGGGTTGCTGCTGTTTTTACTGCGCGGCCAGGCTGGCGCTGAGCGTTTATTGGGAGAGCTGCATACAGCCCAGGTAACGGAGCTAAATACCGACGGAACCGGTAGTCTTCGGTTTGTGGGGAAGCAGCCGGACCGGCGGCTGGGCGAGCTGATTGCCCGCACCCAGTTCCTGGACGATGACGGCGTAGTGGTCCTGGTTTCCCTGTATCTGGATCAGGCAGGGGACCTGTATGAGCTGGACTGCTGGAAAGTGGACGACACCGCCGTGCGGCGGATTCCGGCATTCTAA
- a CDS encoding nuclear transport factor 2 family protein: MKILLLICSFLAFLPVAKAQSGALEEAAVKKTIATFFDGMRKGDSTLVRSTLAPGAIFHTIANRKGTTELRPENPSEFVKAVGTPHKEVWDERISFDKILIDANLASVWTPYEFYLGTTFSHCGYNSFQLVKLAEGWKIAHIIDTRRKEKCK, encoded by the coding sequence ATGAAAATCCTGCTGCTCATCTGTTCCTTTTTAGCGTTTCTTCCAGTAGCGAAGGCCCAGTCCGGGGCTTTGGAAGAAGCGGCCGTGAAGAAAACCATTGCTACGTTCTTTGATGGAATGCGCAAGGGCGACAGCACCCTGGTCCGCTCCACGCTGGCTCCCGGCGCCATATTTCACACCATTGCCAACCGCAAAGGCACCACCGAGCTGCGGCCGGAAAACCCTAGTGAGTTCGTGAAAGCCGTGGGCACGCCCCACAAGGAAGTATGGGATGAGCGCATCAGCTTCGATAAAATTCTGATTGACGCCAACCTGGCCAGCGTCTGGACGCCCTATGAGTTTTACCTGGGCACTACCTTCAGCCATTGCGGCTACAATTCCTTTCAGCTGGTGAAGCTAGCCGAGGGCTGGAAGATTGCGCACATCATTGACACGCGCCGCAAGGAGAAGTGCAAATAG
- a CDS encoding thioredoxin family protein: MKKLLSFFSACLALVLLSNFVAGPTGYQVGDKAADFKLKNVDGKMVSLADNKATKGYIVVFTCNTCPFSQAYESRIIALHQKYAPKGYPVVAINPNDATAVPEESFGDMKARAASQKFPFPYLHDETQQVAKTYGATRTPHLYIVTKKGADFIVSYIGAIDDNSEDASQVKTKYAEQAMTDILAGKPAATSSTKAIGCTIKWKKA, from the coding sequence ATGAAAAAGCTCCTCTCCTTCTTTAGCGCCTGCCTGGCGCTAGTGCTGCTCAGCAACTTTGTGGCGGGCCCGACGGGCTACCAGGTCGGCGACAAAGCCGCTGATTTCAAGCTGAAAAACGTGGACGGCAAAATGGTTTCCCTGGCCGATAACAAGGCCACCAAGGGTTACATAGTGGTCTTCACCTGCAACACCTGCCCTTTTTCCCAGGCCTACGAAAGCCGCATTATTGCACTGCATCAGAAATATGCACCTAAGGGCTATCCGGTAGTAGCCATTAACCCCAACGATGCTACGGCGGTGCCCGAGGAGTCTTTTGGGGATATGAAGGCCCGCGCCGCCAGCCAGAAATTCCCTTTCCCCTATCTGCACGACGAGACGCAACAGGTAGCTAAAACTTACGGTGCCACCCGCACGCCGCACCTGTATATCGTCACGAAAAAAGGCGCTGATTTCATTGTTTCCTACATCGGCGCCATTGATGATAACTCGGAAGATGCTTCGCAGGTGAAAACCAAATATGCGGAGCAGGCCATGACGGATATTCTGGCCGGCAAACCCGCCGCCACCAGCTCTACCAAAGCCATTGGCTGCACCATTAAGTGGAAGAAGGCGTAA
- a CDS encoding NAD(P)H-quinone oxidoreductase — protein sequence MQTIVIQQPGGAEVLQVREQAIPQPAAHEVLIKVQAAGVNRPDVLLRQGKYGGSGDVSGVVPGLEIAGTVERCGANVTRWQPGDAVCALLAAGGYAEYAVVDARHCLPVPAGWSMTEAASLPETVFTVWHNVFQRGALQPGETLLVHGGSSGIGITAIQLAQALGSKVATTVGSIAKAQACQALGATWAINYKEADFEEVLRPEGVDVVLDMIGGDYTPKNLRLLKDDGRLVFINAMHGGQLETNALDIMRGRLTITGSTLRPRSADFKATLAAEVEKHVWPLLAAGKFRPVIYRTFPLAEAAAAHRLLESSEHIGKIVLEVGARKE from the coding sequence ATGCAGACAATCGTGATACAGCAGCCCGGTGGTGCCGAGGTGCTTCAGGTGCGAGAGCAAGCCATTCCGCAGCCCGCGGCGCATGAAGTGCTCATTAAAGTGCAGGCCGCCGGCGTCAACCGGCCCGATGTATTGCTGCGCCAGGGCAAGTACGGCGGCAGCGGCGACGTAAGCGGAGTAGTGCCCGGCCTGGAAATAGCGGGCACGGTAGAGCGCTGCGGCGCCAACGTAACCCGCTGGCAGCCCGGCGACGCCGTGTGTGCTTTGCTGGCCGCCGGCGGGTACGCCGAATACGCGGTGGTAGATGCCCGCCATTGCCTGCCCGTACCCGCGGGCTGGAGCATGACGGAGGCGGCTTCCTTACCAGAAACAGTGTTTACCGTGTGGCACAACGTATTTCAGCGCGGGGCGCTGCAGCCCGGTGAAACCTTGCTGGTGCACGGGGGCAGCAGCGGAATCGGCATCACAGCCATTCAGTTGGCGCAGGCGTTGGGCAGCAAGGTGGCTACCACGGTAGGCAGTATTGCTAAAGCTCAGGCCTGTCAGGCGCTGGGTGCTACCTGGGCCATCAACTACAAAGAGGCCGACTTTGAGGAAGTATTGCGCCCGGAAGGTGTAGATGTGGTGCTGGACATGATTGGCGGAGACTACACCCCTAAAAACCTGCGCCTGCTGAAGGATGATGGCCGTTTGGTGTTTATAAATGCCATGCACGGCGGCCAGCTGGAGACCAATGCGCTGGATATTATGCGCGGCCGCCTCACCATTACCGGTAGCACGTTGCGGCCCCGCTCCGCTGATTTCAAAGCCACCTTAGCCGCCGAGGTAGAAAAGCACGTGTGGCCCTTACTGGCCGCCGGGAAATTCCGGCCGGTTATCTACCGGACCTTTCCGCTGGCCGAAGCTGCCGCGGCGCACCGTCTGCTAGAAAGCAGTGAGCACATTGGCAAAATTGTGCTGGAAGTAGGAGCAAGGAAGGAATAA